Below is a genomic region from Rhodococcus sp. WMMA185.
ACGGCCCGGGAGTAGCGATCGAAAGCAGCTGGGGGAAGTGATCTGCCGCGGTGCTTTGCAGATGGAAACCCATTGCCGCGGCGTCGGTGAACTCGTCGCGTACGTACACGGCGTTGTCCTCTTCGGACACGTAGATGTGGACAGCCTCGGCCCCTGGCTCGTTCTGCTCCATTGCGGTGGTCACTTTCTTGTATATCGATG
It encodes:
- a CDS encoding putative quinol monooxygenase, yielding MAGNHITVFYKWTAHPGKLAELTSIYKKVTTAMEQNEPGAEAVHIYVSEEDNAVYVRDEFTDAAAMGFHLQSTAADHFPQLLSIATPGPFFFLGDVPSELKQATQQMQLGGEFSTHAAGFDR